One genomic segment of Mesoterricola silvestris includes these proteins:
- a CDS encoding chorismate synthase, which translates to MNTFGQSFRLSILGESHGSCVGILLDGVPAGLFLEPSDFAADMERRKGGSAPGTTPRREDDAALIQTGILDGRTTGAPLLILFANRNTDSGAYEALRETPRPGHADWVALKKYGGFADMRGSGHFSGRLTAGLVAAGVVAKKLLSPVRVEARLLEVGGKTDMERAIQEAMAAGDSVGGIVECRVQGLPTGLGEPFFDSVESLLAHGAFSIPAIKGIEFGGGFGACRLRGSQVNDPILDMDGRTATNHAGGVNGGITNGNELVFRVGVKPTSSIRAAQTTLDLRTEAPAELKVEGRHDACIALRVPVVLEAMTAAVLVDLMMREGRLPRVLAI; encoded by the coding sequence GTGAACACGTTCGGCCAGTCCTTCCGGCTATCGATCCTGGGCGAATCCCACGGATCCTGCGTGGGGATCCTCCTGGACGGGGTCCCCGCGGGCCTGTTCCTGGAGCCCTCGGACTTCGCCGCGGACATGGAGCGGCGAAAGGGCGGCTCCGCCCCGGGAACCACGCCCCGGCGGGAGGACGACGCCGCCCTCATCCAGACCGGCATCCTGGACGGGCGCACCACGGGGGCGCCCCTCCTCATCCTCTTCGCCAACCGGAACACCGACTCCGGGGCCTACGAGGCCCTCCGGGAAACGCCCCGTCCCGGCCACGCGGACTGGGTGGCCCTGAAGAAGTACGGCGGCTTCGCCGACATGCGCGGCAGCGGCCACTTCTCGGGCCGGCTCACGGCGGGCCTGGTGGCCGCGGGCGTGGTGGCCAAGAAGCTCCTCTCCCCGGTGCGCGTGGAAGCCCGGCTCCTGGAGGTGGGCGGCAAGACCGACATGGAGCGCGCCATCCAGGAGGCCATGGCCGCGGGCGACTCGGTGGGCGGCATCGTGGAATGCCGCGTCCAGGGCCTGCCCACGGGCCTGGGCGAGCCCTTCTTCGACAGCGTGGAATCCCTCCTGGCCCATGGCGCCTTCTCCATCCCCGCCATCAAGGGCATCGAATTCGGCGGCGGCTTCGGGGCCTGCCGCCTGCGCGGAAGCCAGGTGAACGACCCCATCCTGGACATGGACGGCCGCACCGCCACGAACCACGCCGGCGGCGTCAACGGCGGCATCACCAACGGCAACGAACTGGTGTTCCGGGTGGGCGTCAAGCCCACCTCCAGCATCCGCGCCGCCCAGACGACCCTTGACCTGCGCACCGAGGCCCCCGCCGAACTCAAGGTCGAAGGCCGCCACGACGCCTGCATCGCCCTGCGGGTGCCGGTGGTGCTGGAAGCGATGACGGCGGCGGTGCTGGTGGACCTGATGATGCGGGAGGGGCGGTTGCCGAGGGTGTTGGCGATCTAG
- the aroA gene encoding 3-phosphoshikimate 1-carboxyvinyltransferase encodes MIQVPPGSVAGRLRAPASKSHLQRLLLAASLAPGTSLIRQPGSSADGVACLGVIRDLGAGVKVAGDVLEIRGGGRAGTGSLDCGESGFCLRAAAAVAALQDLPVTLSGHGSLLTRPMEMVLDPLRQLGVACSTREGLPPITVRGPLKGGQARVDGRASSQFLSGLLLALPRAPGDSRVEVEGLRSGPYIRMTLDVLEAFGVSVEASPALDLFRVPGGQTYRPVDVAVEGDWSGAAFLLVAGAVAGDVAVEGLNPASAQADRAILRALEEAGAAPAWEGGTLRQRRADLRGFTFDATDCPDLFPPLAALACHAGGLTRLKGASRLKAKESDRATALVKELSAMGARLRVEGDWMEIEGGPLEGGAIDPHNDHRMAMACAVAGLRSARGAAMEGEACVDKSYPGFFNDLASLRGGA; translated from the coding sequence ATGATCCAGGTCCCCCCCGGTTCCGTGGCGGGGCGCCTCCGGGCCCCGGCGTCCAAGAGCCACCTCCAGCGTCTGCTCCTGGCGGCGAGCCTGGCCCCGGGAACGAGCCTCATCCGCCAGCCGGGATCCTCCGCGGACGGCGTGGCCTGCCTGGGGGTCATCCGGGACCTGGGCGCCGGCGTGAAGGTGGCCGGGGACGTCCTGGAGATCCGCGGTGGGGGCCGGGCAGGCACGGGGAGCCTGGACTGCGGCGAATCCGGCTTCTGCCTGCGGGCCGCGGCGGCGGTGGCCGCCCTCCAGGACCTGCCCGTGACGCTCTCGGGGCACGGGTCCCTTCTCACCCGCCCCATGGAGATGGTGCTGGATCCCCTTCGGCAGCTGGGGGTGGCCTGCTCCACCCGGGAAGGCCTTCCTCCCATCACCGTCCGGGGGCCCCTGAAGGGGGGACAGGCGCGCGTGGATGGCCGCGCCAGCAGCCAGTTCCTCAGCGGCCTGCTCCTCGCCCTTCCCCGGGCCCCCGGCGACAGCCGCGTGGAGGTGGAGGGCCTGCGAAGCGGCCCCTACATCCGCATGACCCTGGACGTGCTGGAGGCCTTCGGGGTCAGCGTGGAGGCCTCGCCGGCCCTGGATCTTTTCCGCGTCCCCGGCGGCCAAACCTACCGGCCCGTGGATGTGGCCGTGGAAGGGGACTGGTCCGGCGCGGCCTTCCTCCTGGTGGCCGGCGCCGTGGCCGGCGACGTGGCCGTGGAGGGGCTCAATCCCGCTTCGGCCCAGGCGGACCGTGCGATCCTGCGCGCCCTGGAGGAGGCCGGCGCCGCTCCCGCCTGGGAGGGCGGCACGCTCCGCCAGCGCCGGGCCGACCTGCGCGGCTTCACCTTCGACGCCACGGACTGCCCCGATCTCTTCCCGCCGCTGGCGGCCCTGGCCTGCCATGCCGGGGGCCTCACGCGCCTCAAGGGCGCCTCCCGCCTGAAGGCCAAGGAGAGCGATCGCGCCACGGCCCTGGTGAAGGAGCTTTCGGCCATGGGGGCCCGGCTGCGGGTGGAGGGCGACTGGATGGAAATCGAAGGGGGCCCCCTGGAGGGGGGCGCCATCGACCCCCACAACGACCACCGCATGGCCATGGCCTGCGCCGTGGCCGGCCTGCGCAGCGCGCGCGGCGCGGCCATGGAGGGCGAGGCCTGCGTGGACAAGTCCTATCCCGGGTTCTTCAACGATCTGGCTTCCCTGCGAGGTGGCGCGTGA
- a CDS encoding TonB-dependent receptor: MNRLPLLLVAATVPTLLSAASSGSGLVSGTVKDEGGRPVAGAVVTLENRVVGRLQTARTDAQGRFSLFNVPFNDYHLEASAPGLATAHRDVAVRSTLPLQVALSLPQAGAVVVVEEHAGIIEDHPSSHIDIDRATIEQIPAVVQSRGMESILLATPGFIQDENGRFHFRGSHGQAMYVIDGVPVTDQMQATFSNSLDPGQVESMEVITGGISAEYGGKPGAVVNLTSKSGLGTPGGFEGNVTFGAARFETYETGLSLRGSTDRSGWFVTAAGSRSDRFLDPVNFENLHNQGSTGRIYTRFDWLLSDRDTLRLSVGGGATQRDVVNLASQEARGQDQRARNVDANVSLGWTRLLGPDASLEATLFHRHSTAKLDPTADLAPGFTGNGPDYPYWARQDRSLDNQGATVAYQAKKGDDSFKAGLQYVRYPIRERFAFAIPDGSRVTDSGDPLYPYTPAGGGNIFRFDEGIAPSLASAYVQQDLKSGNWNLALGLRLDSYHGRGYVQNQLQPRVGVSRSFPDAGTLLRFSYDRLLITPENENLAFSTSQAAWDLTSAAGTRVPQLRPEIQDSFLVGVEQQLGGIFKASLDYWWKDSANSADNDQFLNTGVLFPTAAAKGAFHGMDLRLDLLEVRGWSGYLSAGTVRTIFRTPTVGGLSSAEASGPAGTPYLIDHDEKLTLQLGVRYQSKGFFGQVIGRYDSGLVAGDPAEAAGNPDYAFGIPYVRVTNDSLVGPTWRIKPRTVWNLSAGREFATSAHTSLTLGANLLNVFNEKGLYNFLSAFGGTHVIPPRTLAVNVKFKF; the protein is encoded by the coding sequence ATGAATCGTTTGCCTCTCCTTCTGGTGGCCGCCACGGTCCCGACCCTTCTTTCGGCCGCCTCTTCGGGCAGCGGCCTCGTCTCGGGCACCGTGAAGGACGAGGGCGGCAGACCCGTCGCCGGCGCCGTGGTGACCCTCGAGAACCGCGTGGTGGGGAGGCTGCAGACCGCACGCACCGATGCCCAGGGGCGCTTCTCCCTCTTCAACGTCCCGTTCAACGACTACCACCTGGAGGCCAGCGCCCCGGGCCTGGCCACGGCCCACCGGGACGTGGCGGTGCGGAGCACCCTGCCCCTCCAGGTGGCCCTGAGCCTGCCCCAGGCCGGCGCCGTGGTGGTGGTGGAGGAGCACGCCGGCATCATCGAGGACCACCCGTCCAGCCACATCGACATCGACCGCGCCACCATCGAGCAGATCCCGGCGGTGGTGCAGAGCCGGGGCATGGAGAGCATCCTCCTGGCCACGCCGGGCTTCATCCAGGACGAGAACGGGCGCTTCCACTTCCGGGGCAGCCACGGCCAGGCCATGTACGTCATCGACGGCGTGCCCGTCACCGACCAGATGCAGGCCACCTTCTCCAATTCCCTGGACCCCGGCCAGGTGGAGAGCATGGAGGTCATCACCGGGGGCATCTCCGCGGAGTACGGCGGCAAGCCCGGGGCGGTGGTGAACCTCACCTCCAAGTCCGGCCTGGGCACCCCGGGCGGCTTCGAGGGCAACGTCACCTTCGGCGCGGCGCGCTTCGAGACCTACGAGACCGGGCTCAGCCTCCGGGGCTCCACGGACCGCTCCGGCTGGTTCGTCACCGCCGCGGGCTCCCGCAGCGACCGCTTCCTGGACCCGGTGAACTTCGAGAACCTGCACAACCAGGGCAGCACGGGCCGGATCTACACGCGCTTCGACTGGCTCCTTTCGGACCGGGACACGCTGCGGCTCTCCGTGGGCGGCGGGGCCACGCAGCGGGACGTGGTGAACCTGGCCAGCCAGGAGGCCCGGGGCCAGGACCAGCGCGCCCGCAACGTGGACGCGAACGTCAGCCTGGGCTGGACCCGCCTCCTGGGCCCCGACGCCAGCCTCGAGGCCACCCTCTTCCACCGCCATTCCACGGCGAAGCTCGACCCCACCGCGGACCTGGCCCCGGGCTTCACGGGGAACGGCCCGGACTACCCCTACTGGGCCCGCCAGGACCGCTCCCTGGACAACCAGGGGGCCACCGTGGCCTACCAGGCCAAGAAGGGCGACGACAGCTTCAAGGCGGGCCTGCAGTACGTGCGCTACCCCATCCGCGAGCGCTTCGCCTTCGCCATTCCCGACGGTTCCCGCGTGACGGACTCCGGGGATCCGCTGTACCCCTACACCCCCGCCGGGGGCGGGAACATCTTCCGGTTCGACGAGGGCATCGCGCCCAGCCTGGCCTCGGCCTACGTCCAGCAGGACCTCAAGTCCGGCAACTGGAACCTGGCCCTGGGCCTGCGCCTGGACAGCTACCACGGCCGGGGGTACGTGCAGAACCAGCTCCAGCCCCGGGTGGGCGTCTCCCGCAGCTTCCCGGACGCGGGCACCCTCCTGAGGTTCAGCTACGACCGGCTCCTCATCACGCCCGAGAACGAGAACCTCGCCTTCTCCACCTCCCAGGCGGCCTGGGACCTGACTTCGGCCGCGGGCACCCGCGTGCCGCAGCTGCGCCCCGAGATCCAGGACAGCTTCCTGGTGGGCGTGGAGCAGCAGCTGGGCGGGATCTTCAAGGCCAGCCTGGACTACTGGTGGAAGGACAGCGCCAACAGCGCCGACAACGACCAGTTCCTCAACACCGGGGTGCTCTTCCCCACCGCCGCGGCCAAGGGCGCCTTCCACGGCATGGACCTGCGCCTGGACCTGCTGGAGGTGCGCGGCTGGTCCGGCTACCTCAGCGCGGGCACCGTGCGCACCATCTTCCGCACCCCCACCGTGGGCGGCCTCTCCTCCGCCGAGGCCTCCGGCCCCGCCGGGACCCCCTACCTCATCGACCACGACGAGAAGCTCACCCTCCAGCTGGGCGTCCGCTACCAGTCCAAGGGCTTCTTCGGCCAGGTCATCGGCCGGTACGATTCGGGCCTGGTGGCCGGCGACCCCGCCGAGGCCGCCGGCAACCCGGACTACGCCTTCGGCATCCCCTACGTGCGCGTCACCAACGATTCCCTGGTGGGCCCCACCTGGCGCATCAAGCCCCGCACCGTCTGGAACCTCAGCGCCGGCCGCGAATTCGCCACCAGCGCCCACACCTCCCTCACCCTGGGCGCCAACCTCCTCAACGTCTTCAACGAAAAAGGCCTCTACAACTTCCTCAGCGCCTTCGGCGGCACCCACGTCATCCCCCCCCGCACCCTCGCCGTGAACGTGAAGTTCAAGTTCTAG
- a CDS encoding PAS domain-containing hybrid sensor histidine kinase/response regulator codes for MSLPEPCPREPAAPQDGAGSLFDWVMAQNQDVFFSLGPDGAFQAVGTGCQGLWGYSPRELLGRPFLDLVDPLDLPHVRHVMDTTRMNGSLAPQRSRFLHRGGASVTLVWRLAVSEGSRLYYGLARPFVQREGTDARLGAAVHELEVFKNALDEHAIVAITDAFGRITYVNEKFCAISKYPREELLGKDHRVINSGHHPKAFFTDLWRTIRGGKVWKGEIRNRAKDGTFYWVDTTIVPYLDDQGVPFQFVAIRADITQRKAGEEAIRQSQKLESLGVLAGGIAHDFNNLLTTILGNCNLASMVLDPGSPATPYLDQVEKASLRAADLTRQMLAYAGKGRIMILAVNLNYLVQEMTELLSVSISKKASIRLELAPTLPEIMADPAQMQQLVMNLVTNASEALGEEGGTITLRTGEQWLDSVYLTTLIPAIPIPPGRYVVLEVSDTGCGMTRDVIDLIFDPFFTTKFTGRGLGLSALMGILKSHGGSIKVYSEPGQGTSMKLFLPVVATEASPAPEEPAPGTQAFRGTVLIVDDEAPARAVACALARALGLQVIEAADGAEAVGLFRERRDELSLVIMDLTMPRMDGREAFRHMAAEDATIPVVLTSGYNETFAVGDFAGGDLAGFLPKPYNRSQFENAVRVALEAGR; via the coding sequence ATGTCCCTTCCTGAGCCCTGCCCCCGGGAACCCGCCGCCCCCCAGGATGGCGCCGGCTCTCTGTTCGATTGGGTGATGGCCCAGAACCAGGACGTCTTCTTCTCCCTGGGGCCCGACGGCGCCTTCCAGGCCGTGGGCACGGGCTGCCAGGGCCTCTGGGGCTACTCGCCCCGGGAGCTCCTGGGCCGGCCCTTCCTGGACCTGGTGGACCCCCTGGACCTGCCCCACGTGCGGCACGTCATGGACACCACCCGCATGAACGGGTCCCTGGCCCCCCAGCGGTCCCGCTTCCTCCACCGGGGGGGCGCTTCGGTGACCCTGGTGTGGCGCCTCGCGGTCAGCGAGGGGTCCCGGCTCTACTACGGCCTGGCGCGGCCCTTCGTGCAGCGGGAGGGCACCGACGCGCGGCTGGGGGCGGCGGTGCACGAGCTGGAGGTGTTCAAGAACGCCCTGGACGAGCACGCCATCGTGGCCATCACCGACGCCTTCGGGCGGATCACCTACGTCAACGAGAAGTTCTGCGCCATCTCCAAGTACCCGCGGGAGGAACTGCTGGGGAAGGACCACCGGGTCATCAACAGCGGCCACCATCCCAAGGCCTTCTTCACGGACCTGTGGCGCACCATCCGGGGCGGCAAGGTCTGGAAGGGCGAGATCCGGAACAGGGCCAAGGACGGCACCTTCTACTGGGTGGACACCACCATCGTCCCCTACCTGGACGACCAGGGCGTGCCCTTCCAGTTCGTGGCCATCCGCGCCGACATCACGCAGCGCAAGGCCGGGGAGGAGGCCATCCGCCAGTCCCAGAAGCTGGAGAGCCTGGGCGTCCTGGCCGGAGGCATCGCCCACGACTTCAACAACCTCCTCACCACGATCCTGGGGAACTGCAACCTGGCCTCCATGGTGCTGGATCCGGGCAGCCCCGCCACGCCGTACCTGGACCAGGTGGAGAAGGCCTCCCTGCGGGCCGCGGACCTCACCCGGCAGATGCTGGCCTACGCCGGCAAGGGCAGGATCATGATCCTGGCCGTGAACCTCAACTACCTGGTCCAGGAGATGACCGAGCTCCTGTCGGTCTCCATCTCCAAGAAGGCCTCCATCCGCCTGGAACTGGCCCCCACGCTCCCGGAGATCATGGCGGACCCGGCCCAGATGCAGCAGCTGGTCATGAACCTGGTGACCAACGCCTCGGAGGCCCTGGGCGAGGAGGGGGGGACCATCACCCTGCGCACCGGGGAGCAGTGGCTGGACTCGGTCTACCTCACCACCCTGATCCCGGCCATTCCCATCCCGCCGGGGCGCTACGTGGTGCTGGAGGTGTCGGACACGGGCTGCGGCATGACCCGGGACGTCATCGACCTGATCTTCGACCCCTTCTTCACCACCAAGTTCACGGGCCGGGGCCTGGGGCTCTCGGCCCTCATGGGCATCCTGAAGAGCCACGGCGGCAGCATCAAGGTCTACAGCGAGCCGGGGCAGGGGACATCCATGAAGCTCTTCCTGCCCGTCGTGGCCACCGAGGCCTCCCCGGCCCCCGAGGAACCCGCGCCCGGGACCCAGGCCTTCCGCGGCACCGTGCTCATCGTGGACGACGAGGCGCCGGCCCGCGCCGTGGCCTGCGCCCTGGCCCGCGCCCTGGGCCTCCAGGTGATCGAGGCCGCCGACGGCGCCGAGGCCGTGGGCCTCTTCCGGGAGCGCCGCGACGAGCTCTCCCTGGTGATCATGGACCTCACCATGCCCCGCATGGACGGGAGGGAGGCCTTCCGCCACATGGCCGCCGAGGACGCCACCATCCCCGTGGTCCTCACCAGCGGCTACAACGAGACCTTCGCCGTGGGCGACTTCGCCGGCGGGGACCTGGCGGGTTTCCTCCCCAAGCCCTACAACCGCTCCCAATTCGAGAACGCGGTCCGGGTGGCGCTGGAGGCGGGGAGGTAG
- a CDS encoding carboxylesterase family protein: MNAPAALCLAAALASGAAAQPVPTGFLNRVVTQGGKILPYQVYLPSDYPARGPLPVILFLHGSGERGTDGLLQTVGGLGQAIRAGASRYPAIVVFPQMPAGTQWVGPQAEAAMTALRQTLGEFRCDPDRVYLTGLSMGGHGTWYLAYRHPEVFAAVAPVCGWVERPNPLLESDPVVPPADGPAFPALARKLRDVPVWIFHGEMDGTVPVGASRAAAAALKENPRAKYTEFLGLGHNCWDATYASDAFTAWLFAQRRASAPR; encoded by the coding sequence ATGAACGCGCCCGCCGCCCTCTGCCTCGCCGCGGCCCTGGCCTCCGGCGCCGCCGCCCAGCCCGTCCCCACCGGGTTCCTCAACCGCGTCGTCACCCAGGGGGGGAAAATCCTCCCGTACCAGGTGTACCTTCCCTCGGACTACCCCGCCCGGGGCCCGCTGCCCGTGATCCTCTTCCTGCACGGCTCCGGGGAACGGGGCACCGATGGCCTCCTCCAGACCGTGGGGGGCCTGGGGCAGGCCATCCGGGCCGGCGCATCCCGCTACCCCGCCATCGTGGTGTTCCCCCAGATGCCCGCCGGAACCCAGTGGGTGGGCCCGCAGGCCGAGGCGGCCATGACCGCCCTGCGGCAGACCCTGGGCGAGTTCCGCTGCGATCCCGACCGCGTCTACCTCACCGGCCTGTCCATGGGCGGGCATGGCACCTGGTACCTGGCCTACCGCCACCCGGAGGTCTTCGCCGCCGTGGCCCCGGTGTGCGGCTGGGTGGAGCGCCCCAATCCCCTGCTTGAATCCGATCCGGTGGTGCCTCCCGCCGACGGGCCGGCGTTTCCGGCCCTGGCCCGGAAACTGCGCGATGTGCCCGTGTGGATCTTCCACGGCGAGATGGACGGCACCGTCCCCGTCGGGGCCTCCCGGGCGGCGGCCGCGGCCCTGAAGGAGAATCCCCGGGCGAAGTACACCGAGTTCCTGGGCCTGGGCCACAACTGCTGGGACGCCACCTACGCCTCGGATGCCTTCACGGCCTGGCTCTTCGCGCAACGGCGCGCGTCCGCGCCGCGCTAG
- the dtd gene encoding D-aminoacyl-tRNA deacylase gives MKAVIQRVKRAEVRSGAQSAAIGPGLLVLAGLERGDTEETCQWAAARIAGLRVFEDPQGRMNLSLQDTGGEILVISQFTLAGSLQRGRRPSFDGAMAPEEARELFGAFADLLEAQWPRVKRGFFREHMEVELVNDGPATFILER, from the coding sequence ATGAAGGCGGTGATCCAGCGGGTGAAGCGGGCGGAAGTGCGATCCGGGGCTCAGTCGGCGGCCATCGGCCCGGGCCTCCTGGTGCTCGCGGGACTGGAGAGGGGCGATACGGAGGAGACCTGCCAATGGGCCGCCGCCCGCATCGCGGGCCTGCGGGTCTTCGAGGATCCCCAGGGCCGCATGAACCTCTCCCTCCAGGACACCGGCGGCGAGATCCTCGTCATCTCCCAGTTCACCCTGGCCGGGAGCCTGCAGCGGGGGCGGCGCCCCTCCTTCGACGGGGCCATGGCCCCGGAGGAGGCCCGGGAGCTCTTCGGCGCCTTCGCGGACCTCCTGGAGGCCCAGTGGCCGCGGGTGAAGCGGGGGTTCTTCCGGGAGCACATGGAGGTGGAGCTGGTGAACGACGGCCCCGCCACCTTCATCCTCGAGCGCTGA
- the hutI gene encoding imidazolonepropionase, protein MDTSTVITNLKGAVTSDPARPWAVDFIEDAAIAARGGTVQWIGPRRDLPAAFSGAKTVDGRGRWASPGFVDPHTHLLFGGDRSHEFNKRLHGVTYAQLAAEGGGIRETVRATRAATVPELVALGEERLRSYRRKGVLHLEAKTGYGLELEAEGRLLEAYAQLRARGWSLDVTLMPAHDLPPEFTGEADRYIAEVAGAWQPELVRRHPGVASFCDVFVEKGVFTASQGRAILESGRRLGLKPRIHADEFCSTGGAELSAAVGASSADHLMFASDAGIRAMAEAGVTPTLLPATTLFLGMKDYAPARKMIAEGCRIALASDFNPGSCACIDPLLVLRLGCLQLRLTFEEAFTAMTLHAARSLDRPDLGHLHPGAGARVLLWDVKHPLDLVYWMGEAFLPEVQDSMN, encoded by the coding sequence ATGGATACGAGCACCGTCATCACCAACCTCAAGGGGGCCGTGACCTCCGATCCCGCGCGCCCCTGGGCCGTGGATTTCATCGAGGACGCGGCCATCGCCGCCCGGGGAGGGACGGTCCAGTGGATCGGGCCGCGCAGGGACCTCCCGGCCGCGTTCAGCGGCGCGAAGACCGTGGACGGCCGGGGGCGCTGGGCCTCCCCGGGTTTCGTGGATCCGCACACCCACCTGCTCTTCGGCGGCGACCGCAGCCACGAATTCAACAAGCGCCTCCATGGCGTCACGTACGCCCAGCTCGCCGCCGAAGGGGGCGGCATCCGCGAAACCGTGCGCGCCACGCGCGCCGCCACGGTCCCCGAGCTGGTGGCCCTGGGCGAGGAGCGCCTGCGCTCCTACCGGCGCAAGGGCGTGCTCCACCTGGAGGCCAAGACCGGCTACGGCCTGGAACTGGAGGCCGAAGGCCGGCTCCTGGAGGCCTACGCGCAGCTGCGGGCCCGGGGCTGGAGCCTCGACGTGACCCTCATGCCCGCCCACGACCTGCCTCCGGAATTCACGGGCGAGGCGGACCGCTACATCGCGGAAGTGGCCGGAGCCTGGCAGCCCGAGCTGGTCCGGCGCCACCCGGGCGTCGCCTCCTTCTGCGACGTGTTCGTGGAGAAGGGCGTGTTCACGGCCTCCCAGGGCCGCGCCATCCTGGAGTCCGGGCGCCGCCTGGGCCTCAAGCCCCGCATCCACGCGGACGAGTTCTGCTCCACCGGCGGCGCCGAACTTTCGGCCGCGGTGGGCGCCTCCAGCGCCGATCACCTCATGTTCGCCTCGGACGCGGGCATCCGCGCCATGGCCGAAGCCGGCGTCACGCCGACCCTCCTGCCCGCCACCACCCTCTTCCTGGGCATGAAGGACTACGCGCCGGCCCGGAAGATGATCGCCGAGGGCTGCCGCATCGCCCTGGCCTCGGACTTCAACCCGGGCTCCTGCGCCTGCATCGATCCCCTCCTGGTGCTGCGCCTGGGCTGCCTGCAGCTGCGCCTGACCTTCGAGGAGGCCTTCACGGCCATGACCCTCCACGCGGCCCGCAGCCTGGACCGGCCGGACCTGGGCCACCTCCACCCCGGCGCCGGCGCCCGGGTCCTCCTGTGGGACGTGAAGCACCCCCTGGACCTGGTGTACTGGATGGGCGAAGCCTTCCTGCCCGAGGTCCAGGACTCAATGAATTAA
- a CDS encoding class I SAM-dependent methyltransferase produces MHWFERDFDHPHYFEIYEDKAREAAQEGPGLARLLGLAPGSLVLDLPCGWGRLRPALEELGYRVAGGDLSPMNLRRHAREFPGDLVRLDFRALPFRDGCADGVFCAYTSWGYFGSDEENQRQLDEFARVLRPGGTLLLDLAGRDFFLRALAVVNQEWYEVEGLYLERVRLSSDGRRFLTDRILRGTRFQHDIWIPTDAEARAGLEAAGLEVDQVFGSVQGAPWHPYAERWIYRATKR; encoded by the coding sequence TTGCACTGGTTCGAGAGGGATTTTGACCATCCGCACTACTTCGAGATCTACGAGGACAAGGCCCGGGAGGCCGCCCAGGAGGGCCCCGGCCTGGCCCGTCTCCTGGGCCTGGCCCCCGGGTCGCTGGTGCTGGACCTGCCCTGCGGCTGGGGCCGCCTGAGGCCCGCCCTGGAGGAGCTGGGCTACCGGGTCGCCGGGGGGGACCTCAGCCCCATGAACCTGCGGCGCCACGCCCGGGAGTTCCCGGGCGACCTGGTTCGCCTGGACTTCCGCGCCCTGCCCTTCCGGGACGGCTGCGCGGACGGCGTCTTCTGCGCCTACACCAGCTGGGGCTATTTCGGCAGCGACGAGGAGAACCAGCGCCAACTGGACGAGTTCGCCCGGGTGCTGAGGCCCGGGGGCACCCTCCTCCTGGACCTGGCGGGCCGGGATTTCTTCCTGCGGGCCCTGGCGGTGGTGAACCAGGAGTGGTACGAGGTGGAGGGCCTCTACCTGGAACGGGTGCGCCTCAGCTCGGACGGCCGGCGCTTCCTCACCGACCGCATCCTGCGGGGGACCCGGTTCCAGCACGACATCTGGATCCCCACGGACGCGGAGGCCCGCGCGGGCCTGGAGGCCGCGGGCCTGGAGGTGGACCAGGTCTTCGGCAGCGTCCAGGGCGCCCCGTGGCACCCCTACGCCGAGCGCTGGATCTACCGGGCCACGAAGCGGTGA